In Corynebacterium matruchotii, a single genomic region encodes these proteins:
- a CDS encoding ABC-F family ATP-binding cassette domain-containing protein, which yields MPASFAHLRFDGVSVSFNTHRVLTNVSVTVPAQGVTGIIGENGCGKSTLLRLAAGLMPVDAGTITAVGPGGTRPRIGFLPQTPQIVPHETIEQTLESAIAYLRSITRTIEQAATLLAHSDSASERTEAAEAYATALEEAERLNVWDIDARVDAMLDGLGLSHLPRHRPTSHLSGGQLSRLALACVLLSSPDILLLDEPTNHLDDAATDYLQDMVSHWQGPVLIVSHDRSFLDTVATNLVDLDPRPLPHRQDDAIEYNGITRFSGTYSDYLQVQRDERRRWAQQYRDEQAELRRLKDAVHDSHSVGHGHEIPRTESRAARKFYADRNAKVVSRRVTNARSRLATLQQQQVSKPPRELRFAGFTAATGIGNSVTAGGLGELGGDNAVLAASNVSVSQRLSTVSLAIEVRDRWLITGANGVGKSTLLQVLVGELPPTSGRVTRLDGVRVGLLTQETRLPSPPTTQQWERPSASQKNLVRWTARRAYEQAVGIDRAAEVPLSTFGLLAARDETRVVTELSVGQQRRLALAILLANPPEVLLLDEPTNHLSLRLVTELEQAIPDYPGAIVVASHDRWLRNTWQGKRLHLAG from the coding sequence ATGCCCGCCAGCTTTGCCCATCTACGTTTCGATGGCGTATCCGTTTCCTTTAACACCCACCGCGTGCTCACCAATGTGTCCGTTACCGTACCCGCCCAAGGCGTCACCGGGATTATTGGGGAAAACGGGTGCGGCAAATCCACCCTGTTACGGCTCGCCGCCGGCCTTATGCCTGTCGACGCCGGAACGATCACCGCCGTCGGCCCAGGCGGCACACGCCCCCGCATTGGTTTTCTTCCCCAAACCCCACAAATCGTACCCCACGAAACAATCGAACAAACACTCGAATCAGCCATAGCTTATCTACGATCCATAACCCGCACGATCGAACAGGCCGCAACTCTGCTGGCACACTCCGATTCAGCGAGCGAAAGGACCGAGGCCGCGGAGGCCTATGCCACGGCCTTAGAAGAGGCAGAACGCCTGAACGTCTGGGATATTGACGCCCGAGTCGACGCCATGCTCGATGGGCTAGGGCTGAGCCACCTGCCACGCCATCGGCCTACCAGCCACCTATCAGGCGGGCAACTCTCCCGCCTGGCATTGGCCTGCGTGCTCCTATCCAGCCCCGATATTCTCTTGCTCGACGAACCCACCAATCATCTTGATGACGCGGCCACCGATTATCTCCAAGACATGGTGTCCCACTGGCAGGGGCCGGTGCTGATTGTGAGCCACGACCGAAGCTTCCTTGATACTGTCGCCACCAACCTGGTGGACTTAGACCCCCGACCACTCCCCCACCGACAAGACGACGCGATCGAATACAACGGCATCACCCGGTTTAGCGGTACCTATAGTGACTATTTGCAGGTTCAGCGCGACGAACGCCGCCGGTGGGCCCAACAATACAGAGATGAGCAGGCGGAATTACGGCGGCTCAAGGATGCGGTGCACGATAGTCACAGTGTGGGCCACGGTCATGAAATACCGCGAACCGAATCCCGAGCAGCCCGGAAATTCTATGCCGATCGCAACGCCAAAGTAGTGTCGCGCCGGGTGACCAATGCCCGCTCCCGGCTCGCCACGCTTCAACAGCAGCAGGTCAGCAAGCCACCGCGAGAGTTGCGGTTCGCAGGTTTTACGGCAGCGACTGGGATTGGAAATAGCGTTACCGCTGGTGGTCTTGGCGAGCTTGGTGGTGACAATGCGGTGCTTGCGGCCTCGAACGTGAGTGTGTCACAGCGGCTATCGACGGTGTCCCTTGCGATTGAGGTTAGGGACCGCTGGCTGATTACCGGCGCCAACGGGGTAGGCAAATCCACATTATTGCAGGTGCTGGTCGGTGAGTTACCGCCCACATCGGGGCGTGTGACCAGGCTTGACGGCGTGCGGGTGGGGTTGCTCACCCAAGAGACTCGGCTACCAAGCCCACCGACCACCCAGCAGTGGGAACGGCCGTCTGCGTCACAGAAAAACCTGGTTCGGTGGACCGCTCGTCGAGCCTACGAACAAGCGGTGGGGATTGACCGTGCGGCCGAGGTGCCGTTAAGTACCTTCGGATTGCTGGCCGCCCGGGATGAAACCCGGGTGGTGACTGAACTGAGCGTGGGCCAGCAGCGCCGACTTGCGCTTGCTATTTTGTTGGCAAATCCACCTGAGGTGTTATTGCTGGATGAGCCGACGAACCACCTATCGTTACGGCTAGTGACAGAGCTTGAGCAGGCGATTCCTGACTATCCGGGTGCGATTGTTGTGGCGTCGCATGACCGATGGTTGCGAAACACTTGGCAGGGAAAACGGTTGCATCTAGCCGGGTAA
- a CDS encoding MFS transporter, protein MRQIIVGISAVFLAAFLDLTDNTSVSVAFPSIASSLGASHAVLQWVSIGNTLALGAGLALGGQLGDQYGRRKMFLIGVAGYIVTTVLCAVAPTGMALAIFRFIQGLIGSLMIPQIFGIIKASVPEAKQPAVFGMYGIVLSLAAIAGPLLGGVLVSWNAFHLSWRLVFFFNVPIAVVAFVLGYLYIPESLASVRQGINVLGAIVVAVATTLVLLPLSLMSTSGWPAWGFPALVLAAALYAFLYVSGMRKFRDQNVHLRQFSLGMAASLLFFSVVGALFIILSLYVAQTSQRSAWGIALVMLPYAVGSVLTSGVSTAAEARHGRALCVLGAALSAGFTAAFAGLLHINPQPAYWQYAVVLLIGGMGVGLCAPILINLILSAVPHDLAGSASGLLNTCSQIGAAAGIAVFMTWYFDGTDSSSFISALIGMTVVYALSAVLSALLPKASQA, encoded by the coding sequence ATGCGACAGATTATCGTGGGGATTTCGGCAGTGTTTCTTGCCGCTTTCCTTGACCTTACCGACAACACCAGTGTGAGTGTTGCGTTTCCCTCGATTGCCAGTTCACTTGGCGCGTCACACGCCGTGCTGCAATGGGTGAGCATTGGCAATACGCTGGCCCTGGGGGCGGGTTTAGCCCTGGGTGGCCAGCTTGGTGACCAATATGGTCGCCGCAAAATGTTCCTGATTGGTGTCGCAGGCTACATCGTGACCACGGTGTTATGCGCTGTGGCACCCACCGGGATGGCCTTGGCGATCTTCCGATTCATCCAAGGCCTGATCGGGTCGTTGATGATTCCGCAAATTTTCGGGATCATCAAGGCTTCGGTGCCGGAGGCGAAGCAGCCGGCGGTGTTCGGCATGTATGGCATCGTGCTCAGCCTTGCCGCAATCGCCGGCCCATTATTGGGTGGCGTCTTGGTGAGCTGGAATGCTTTTCACTTGTCCTGGCGGCTGGTGTTTTTCTTCAACGTGCCCATTGCGGTCGTAGCGTTTGTGCTGGGTTATTTGTATATTCCCGAGTCGCTCGCATCGGTGCGGCAGGGCATTAATGTGCTGGGTGCGATCGTGGTGGCCGTGGCGACCACGCTTGTGCTGTTGCCGTTGAGCCTGATGAGCACGTCCGGCTGGCCTGCCTGGGGTTTTCCGGCTTTGGTGTTGGCCGCCGCGCTGTATGCATTCCTGTATGTGTCAGGGATGCGGAAGTTTCGGGATCAGAATGTGCACCTGCGGCAGTTCTCGCTGGGCATGGCGGCATCGTTGCTGTTTTTCTCGGTGGTTGGTGCCTTGTTTATCATCCTGTCGCTGTATGTTGCCCAGACATCGCAGCGGTCGGCGTGGGGAATTGCCCTGGTCATGCTGCCATATGCGGTGGGCTCGGTTTTGACCTCCGGGGTATCGACTGCCGCCGAGGCACGGCATGGTCGTGCTCTTTGTGTCCTTGGGGCGGCGCTGTCAGCGGGGTTCACCGCGGCGTTTGCGGGGTTGCTGCATATCAATCCGCAGCCGGCGTATTGGCAGTATGCGGTGGTGCTTCTGATTGGTGGCATGGGCGTTGGTTTATGTGCGCCGATTCTCATTAACCTGATTTTGTCGGCTGTGCCGCACGATTTGGCAGGATCCGCCAGTGGTCTTTTGAACACTTGTTCCCAAATTGGAGCAGCTGCCGGCATTGCAGTATTTATGACCTGGTATTTTGATGGTACGGATTCGTCATCATTTATTTCGGCACTCATTGGCATGACGGTGGTTTATGCGCTGTCTGCGGTATTATCCGCGCTCTTGCCGAAGGCTTCGCAAGCTTGA
- a CDS encoding TetR/AcrR family transcriptional regulator, with product MATESELLQAARTVFARHGYKAASMLEISQEAGMAVGGVYTFYRSKLALFQAVYFLENADSKRKIAAMVDWSQPKEALSAYVQANVAAIRDNKILAEWYSKSPGDALRKQYMDQHGSGCVLGEFFTEKIAAWRESGELRPEITDHMIEELFLLFTIVDASGDISQDTMQLCIDATLENLFDV from the coding sequence ATGGCTACAGAATCGGAGTTGCTTCAGGCTGCGCGCACTGTGTTTGCGCGGCATGGTTATAAGGCGGCGTCGATGTTGGAGATTTCCCAGGAGGCCGGCATGGCGGTGGGGGGTGTTTACACTTTTTACCGGTCGAAGTTGGCGTTATTTCAGGCTGTGTATTTTTTAGAGAACGCGGATTCTAAGCGAAAAATCGCGGCGATGGTTGATTGGTCGCAGCCGAAGGAAGCGCTTTCTGCATATGTGCAGGCAAATGTTGCGGCGATCCGTGATAATAAGATTTTGGCGGAGTGGTATAGCAAGTCTCCGGGTGACGCATTGCGGAAGCAATATATGGACCAGCACGGGTCTGGATGCGTATTGGGGGAGTTTTTTACCGAGAAGATTGCGGCGTGGCGGGAATCCGGCGAGTTACGTCCTGAGATTACCGACCATATGATTGAGGAACTGTTTTTACTTTTCACTATTGTGGACGCATCTGGCGATATCAGCCAGGACACTATGCAGTTATGCATCGATGCGACGTTAGAAAATCTTTTCGACGTCTAA